From a region of the Triticum aestivum cultivar Chinese Spring chromosome 7D, IWGSC CS RefSeq v2.1, whole genome shotgun sequence genome:
- the LOC123168366 gene encoding SEC12-like protein 1 translates to MAGGGGKVACAAWIRRREDKATRVFAVHGRPSPPALEVLGFDSGSCSLSEEPLARIVLGDDPDDAPLAVAVHPTGDELVCTTAKGCRLFKLIFEEFTVRFIESKAPAIESVGLQKCVAFSTDGAKFAIGGEDGHLRIFHWPSMKVLLDEPNAHKSFRDMDISLDSEFLVSSSTDGTARIWKINEGVPLVNLTRSSDEKIECCRFSRDGMKPFLFCTVAKGSKAVTVVWNISDWSRIGYKRLLGKPASTLSVSLDGKFLALGNQDGDFCVVDVKEMEISHWSKKVHLGSPICGIEFCPTERVVISTSPQWGAELTRLNVPADWKEWQIWLILLALFLASAVLFYVFYQNSGSFWSGTPRRDVIDLPSHAEF, encoded by the exons ATGGCAGGCGGCGGCGGGAAGGTGGCGTGCGCGGCGTGGATCCGGCGCCGGGAGGACAAGGCCACCCGCGTCTTCGCGGTGCACGGCCGGCCCTCCCCGCCGGCCCTGGAGGTTCTCGGCTTCGACTCCGGGAGCTGCTCGCTCTCCGAGGAGCCCCTG GCGAGGATTGTGCTCGGGGACGATCCAGACGACGCGCCGCTCGCCGTCGCGGTGCACCCCACCGGCGACGAGCTCGTGTGCACCACGGCCAAGGGGTGCAG GCTATTTAAACTGATTTTTGAAGAGTTCACCGTTCGCTTTATTGAAAGTAAAGCTCCAGCGATCGAATCTGTTGGACTGCAGAAATGTGTTGCCTTCAGCACAGATGGTGCTAAATTTGCTATCGGTGGTGAG GATGGGCATCTAAGAATATTTCATTGGCCAAGCATGAAGGTGCTCTTAGATGAACCCAACGCTCATAAATCCTTCAGAGACATGGATATCAG CTTAGATTCAGAGTTTTTAGTTTCATCGTCTACTGATGGCACTGCAAGAATTTGGAAGATAAATGAGGGGGTACCATTGGTCAACTTGACTCGATCTTCG GACGAGAAGATTGAGTGTTGCCGCTTTTCTAGGGATGGCATGAAACCGTTCCTGTTTTGCACAGTTGCAAAAG GTAGCAAAGCTGTGACTGTTGTTTGGAACATAAGTGATTGGTCTAGAATTGGGTACAAAAGACTACTGGGAAAACCTGCCTCCACACTTTCAGTTAGCTTGGATGGGAAATTTCTGGCTTT AGGAAACCAGGATGGTGATTTTTGTGTTGTGGATGTAAAGGAGATGGAGATTTCTCACTGGAGCAAGAAGGTCCATCTTGGTTCCCCTATATGCGGAATTGAATTTTGTCCTACTGAAAG AGTTGTAATCTCCACATCGCCACAGTGGGGAGCAGAGCTGACAAGACTGAATGTGCCTGCTGACTGGAAAG AATGGCAAATCTGGCTCATACTCTTGGCGCTCTTCCTTGCATCAGCCGTCCTGTTCTACGTATTCTACCAGAACTCCGGTTCCTTCTGGAGCGGAACGCCCCGACGGGACGTCATCGACCTACCAAGCCATGCAGAGTTCTGA